A genomic window from Stigmatopora argus isolate UIUO_Sarg chromosome 13, RoL_Sarg_1.0, whole genome shotgun sequence includes:
- the LOC144087365 gene encoding TRAF3-interacting protein 1-like isoform X2 has protein sequence MNASIVKKTQDTLGKVIKKPPLTEKLLSKPPFRYLHDIFTEIIRTTGFLKGLYKDNELKSDNVKDKESKIAFLQKAIDVVTLVSGEPLAAKPARIVAGHEPEKTNELLQVIAKCCLNKLSSEEAVKRVLSGDKVDLKTKPTSKSQDKENREGREHQSSERERIERSGSREDKDPDHPREPERQRRDGERDHRHDRERSGKNHRRERDRGKDGERDRSRERAPDKDKDKRRGKHIDKEKDKEHEREQDNSQDRTRGRDSQRDAERSRGKRRERDKEAERRKESDDKNRSQERESHKDRISEGPPKATEEDSRTTFASQVDSTTKIPRPSSAKGQRRKPRIAGQDESDSDGDAQLPKDSVDAGATFPSQMTSSKRTTRPGSARAAPPQVKKQESFVEGPPAERLSSAKSSVIREGKKPSDDEDEEDKQFLVGEAVPEPADADEKEPAQILNSDEPHGGLVKKILETKKDFEASSSSSMKSKEKLLSEEALKQEKDLVSREVERLRASIQSVCQSALPLGKIMDYVQEDIDAMQVELQSWRRENKEHAQALLEAQKATEWALEPLKAELHELDQQMKDCQDSICAKRSNILKNEEEIQKKLTGIISSSSSD, from the exons ATGAACGCATCTATTGTTAAAAAGACGCAGGACACACTAGGAAAGGTGATTAAGAAACCACCGCTTACTGAAAAACTGCTCAGTAAACCACCTTTTCGATACCTGCACGACATCTTCACTGAG ATCATCAGAACTACTGGTTTCCTGAAGGGGCTGTACAAAGACAATGAACTGAAGTCAGATAATGTAAAG gaCAAAGAGTCTAAAATCGCTTTTCTTCAAAAAGCCATCGACGTCGTGACGCTCGTCAGCGGCGAACCTCTTGCCGCAAAGCCGGCACGCATTGTCGCCGGCCACGAGCCTGAAAAGACCAACGAGCTGCTGCAGGTTATCGCCAAGTGTTGCCTCAACAAG CTTTCCAGTGAGGAGGCAGTGAAACGAGTACTTTCCGGAGATAAGGTGGATTTGAAAACTAAGCCCACGTCTAAGTCTCAAGACAAAGAAAATCGAGAAGGACGTGAACATCAGTCGTCCGAACGAGAG AGGATCGAACGCAGCGGTAGCAGAGAAGACAAGGACCCGGACCATCCCAGAGAGCCGGAGAGACAGCGTCGCGATGGAGAGAGAGACCACCGTCACGACCGGGAGCGTTCCGGCAAGAACCACCGACGTGAACGGGACCGGGGCAAAGACGGCGAGCGGGACAGGAGCCGCGAACGGGCGCCAGACAAGGATAAAGACAAAAGGAGAGGGAAACACATAGACAAGGAGAAGGATAAAGAGCATGAAAGAGAGCAAGACAATAGTCAAGACAGAACGCGAGGACGGGATTCTCAGCGCGACGCTGAAAGAAGCAGGGGCAAACGGCGAGAACGAGACAAAGAGGCAGAAAGACGCAAAGAGAGCGACGATAAGAATCGAAGTCAAGAGAGAGAAAGTCACAAG GATAGAATATCAGAAGGACCACCAAAAGCCACCGAGGAAGATTCCAGAACAACATTT GCCTCACAAGTTGACAGTACAACAAAAATACCTCGGCCATCTTCTGCCAAAGGACAACGGAGGAAACCTAGAATTGCAGGACAAG ATGAATCTGACAGTGATGGGG ATGCTCAGCTTCCCAAGGACAGCGTAGATGCAGGCGCCACGTTTCCAAGTCAAATGACCTCCAG TAAGCGAACCACACGACCTGGCAGTGCTCGTGCGGCTCCTCCTCAAGTCAAGAAACAAGAAAGCTTTGTCGAAGGACCCCCTGCCGAAAG GCTTTCTAGTGCCAAGTCGTCAGTCATTAGGGAGGGAAAGAAGCCAtctgatgatgaagatgaggaagatAAACAGTTTCTTGTGGGTGAGGCGGTCCCTGAACCGGCAGATGCTGACGAGAAG GAACCTGCACAAATCCTTAATAGTGACGAACCACATG GCGGACTCGTGAAAAAAATCCTCGAAACCAAAAAAGACTTTGAAGCTTCATCATCGTCCTCCATGAAATCAAAAGAG AAGTTGCTATCAGAAGAAGCCCTGAAGCAAGAGAAGGACCTGGTCTCCAGGGAGGTGGAACGTCTGCGTGCGTCCATCCAGTCGGTGTGTCAGAGCGCGCTGCCTTTGGGGAAGATCATGGACTACGTGCAGGAGGACATTGACGCCATGCAAGTCGAGCTCCAAAGTTGGCGTAGGGAGAACAAGGAACATGCACAGGCTTTGTTAGAAGCGCAGAA AGCGACCGAATGGGCGTTAGAACCTCTTAAAGCAGAACTTCATGAGCTAGACCAACAGATGAAAGATTGCCAGGACAGCATTTGTGCAAAGAGGTCCAACATACTGAAAAATGAAGAGGAGATTCAGAAGAAGCTTACTGGAAtcatctcctcctcttcctcggaCTAA
- the LOC144087365 gene encoding TRAF3-interacting protein 1-like isoform X1, with translation MNASIVKKTQDTLGKVIKKPPLTEKLLSKPPFRYLHDIFTEIIRTTGFLKGLYKDNELKSDNVKDKESKIAFLQKAIDVVTLVSGEPLAAKPARIVAGHEPEKTNELLQVIAKCCLNKLSSEEAVKRVLSGDKVDLKTKPTSKSQDKENREGREHQSSEREKRIERSGSREDKDPDHPREPERQRRDGERDHRHDRERSGKNHRRERDRGKDGERDRSRERAPDKDKDKRRGKHIDKEKDKEHEREQDNSQDRTRGRDSQRDAERSRGKRRERDKEAERRKESDDKNRSQERESHKDRISEGPPKATEEDSRTTFASQVDSTTKIPRPSSAKGQRRKPRIAGQDESDSDGDAQLPKDSVDAGATFPSQMTSSKRTTRPGSARAAPPQVKKQESFVEGPPAERLSSAKSSVIREGKKPSDDEDEEDKQFLVGEAVPEPADADEKEPAQILNSDEPHGGLVKKILETKKDFEASSSSSMKSKEKLLSEEALKQEKDLVSREVERLRASIQSVCQSALPLGKIMDYVQEDIDAMQVELQSWRRENKEHAQALLEAQKATEWALEPLKAELHELDQQMKDCQDSICAKRSNILKNEEEIQKKLTGIISSSSSD, from the exons ATGAACGCATCTATTGTTAAAAAGACGCAGGACACACTAGGAAAGGTGATTAAGAAACCACCGCTTACTGAAAAACTGCTCAGTAAACCACCTTTTCGATACCTGCACGACATCTTCACTGAG ATCATCAGAACTACTGGTTTCCTGAAGGGGCTGTACAAAGACAATGAACTGAAGTCAGATAATGTAAAG gaCAAAGAGTCTAAAATCGCTTTTCTTCAAAAAGCCATCGACGTCGTGACGCTCGTCAGCGGCGAACCTCTTGCCGCAAAGCCGGCACGCATTGTCGCCGGCCACGAGCCTGAAAAGACCAACGAGCTGCTGCAGGTTATCGCCAAGTGTTGCCTCAACAAG CTTTCCAGTGAGGAGGCAGTGAAACGAGTACTTTCCGGAGATAAGGTGGATTTGAAAACTAAGCCCACGTCTAAGTCTCAAGACAAAGAAAATCGAGAAGGACGTGAACATCAGTCGTCCGAACGAGAG AAGAGGATCGAACGCAGCGGTAGCAGAGAAGACAAGGACCCGGACCATCCCAGAGAGCCGGAGAGACAGCGTCGCGATGGAGAGAGAGACCACCGTCACGACCGGGAGCGTTCCGGCAAGAACCACCGACGTGAACGGGACCGGGGCAAAGACGGCGAGCGGGACAGGAGCCGCGAACGGGCGCCAGACAAGGATAAAGACAAAAGGAGAGGGAAACACATAGACAAGGAGAAGGATAAAGAGCATGAAAGAGAGCAAGACAATAGTCAAGACAGAACGCGAGGACGGGATTCTCAGCGCGACGCTGAAAGAAGCAGGGGCAAACGGCGAGAACGAGACAAAGAGGCAGAAAGACGCAAAGAGAGCGACGATAAGAATCGAAGTCAAGAGAGAGAAAGTCACAAG GATAGAATATCAGAAGGACCACCAAAAGCCACCGAGGAAGATTCCAGAACAACATTT GCCTCACAAGTTGACAGTACAACAAAAATACCTCGGCCATCTTCTGCCAAAGGACAACGGAGGAAACCTAGAATTGCAGGACAAG ATGAATCTGACAGTGATGGGG ATGCTCAGCTTCCCAAGGACAGCGTAGATGCAGGCGCCACGTTTCCAAGTCAAATGACCTCCAG TAAGCGAACCACACGACCTGGCAGTGCTCGTGCGGCTCCTCCTCAAGTCAAGAAACAAGAAAGCTTTGTCGAAGGACCCCCTGCCGAAAG GCTTTCTAGTGCCAAGTCGTCAGTCATTAGGGAGGGAAAGAAGCCAtctgatgatgaagatgaggaagatAAACAGTTTCTTGTGGGTGAGGCGGTCCCTGAACCGGCAGATGCTGACGAGAAG GAACCTGCACAAATCCTTAATAGTGACGAACCACATG GCGGACTCGTGAAAAAAATCCTCGAAACCAAAAAAGACTTTGAAGCTTCATCATCGTCCTCCATGAAATCAAAAGAG AAGTTGCTATCAGAAGAAGCCCTGAAGCAAGAGAAGGACCTGGTCTCCAGGGAGGTGGAACGTCTGCGTGCGTCCATCCAGTCGGTGTGTCAGAGCGCGCTGCCTTTGGGGAAGATCATGGACTACGTGCAGGAGGACATTGACGCCATGCAAGTCGAGCTCCAAAGTTGGCGTAGGGAGAACAAGGAACATGCACAGGCTTTGTTAGAAGCGCAGAA AGCGACCGAATGGGCGTTAGAACCTCTTAAAGCAGAACTTCATGAGCTAGACCAACAGATGAAAGATTGCCAGGACAGCATTTGTGCAAAGAGGTCCAACATACTGAAAAATGAAGAGGAGATTCAGAAGAAGCTTACTGGAAtcatctcctcctcttcctcggaCTAA